Proteins encoded by one window of Tunturibacter psychrotolerans:
- a CDS encoding NADP-dependent oxidoreductase — translation MKAIVLHEYGGPGNLKYESVPDPVAGMGEVLIRVAATSVNPIDYKLRSGDARSYYPLELPAIIGVDFSGIVREVGEKVSGFKVGDKVMGFGSKAYAELVTAKATDLALVPEKLDLIHAAALPLVTATGEQLITRGTKIQSGQTVLVSGALGGVGRSAVWTAKKAGAIVIAGVRKSQLKQAETLGANQVLALDDSAAMGKLGFIDAVADTVAGKTAEALLAKVKQGGVFASVLGTPANAKMHPTVKVEEVYAVPDAKTLRTLAEDQVAGRFVIPVDRMVPLADAGEAQAAAAKGGIGKILLLA, via the coding sequence ATGAAAGCTATTGTCCTGCATGAGTATGGTGGACCGGGGAATTTGAAGTATGAATCGGTGCCCGACCCCGTAGCTGGCATGGGTGAGGTGTTGATCAGGGTCGCAGCGACCAGCGTAAATCCTATCGACTACAAGCTTCGGAGCGGAGATGCAAGATCGTATTATCCATTGGAGCTGCCAGCGATCATCGGGGTAGACTTTTCCGGAATCGTGCGGGAAGTCGGCGAAAAGGTCAGCGGTTTTAAAGTCGGCGACAAAGTGATGGGTTTTGGCTCAAAAGCCTACGCTGAGCTGGTAACGGCGAAGGCGACGGATCTGGCACTGGTTCCGGAAAAACTGGACCTGATCCATGCGGCGGCACTGCCTCTTGTGACCGCGACCGGAGAGCAGCTGATTACGCGGGGCACCAAGATTCAGTCGGGCCAGACGGTGCTTGTGTCCGGCGCTCTGGGTGGTGTTGGACGATCAGCGGTATGGACCGCGAAGAAGGCGGGCGCCATTGTGATCGCCGGGGTGAGGAAGTCGCAACTAAAACAGGCTGAGACTCTTGGAGCAAACCAGGTGCTCGCTCTGGATGACTCTGCGGCAATGGGGAAGCTCGGGTTCATCGATGCGGTAGCCGACACGGTGGCTGGGAAGACTGCGGAGGCCTTGCTGGCTAAGGTAAAGCAAGGAGGAGTCTTCGCCTCGGTGTTGGGAACGCCTGCAAATGCGAAGATGCATCCGACCGTCAAGGTCGAGGAGGTTTACGCTGTGCCGGATGCTAAGACGTTGCGAACTCTGGCAGAAGATCAGGTCGCTGGACGGTTTGTGATTCCAGTCGACAGGATGGTTCCGCTTGCCGATGCAGGGGAAGCTCAGGCGGCGGCGGCCAAAGGTGGGATTGGAAAGATATTGTTACTGGCGTAG
- a CDS encoding SRPBCC family protein, which translates to MLSTNIELVGKTLGMKPIEGKTQGTIVQGDKLLWAGWKFGFPQMHESLITRYERPVFFQDTMGRGRFKRFQHDHHLFYMDGRTVLNDKIRFTLPLSWAGRIVARAILVPYISRVLRRRMKLLKKIAESQEWRKYLPEETRAD; encoded by the coding sequence ATGCTTTCGACCAACATTGAGTTGGTAGGAAAAACGCTGGGGATGAAACCGATCGAAGGGAAGACCCAGGGAACGATAGTGCAAGGGGACAAGCTCCTTTGGGCAGGATGGAAGTTCGGTTTTCCCCAGATGCACGAGAGCCTCATTACCCGATATGAACGGCCTGTGTTTTTTCAGGACACAATGGGACGTGGACGCTTCAAGAGATTTCAGCACGACCACCACCTCTTCTATATGGATGGTCGTACGGTGTTGAACGACAAGATTCGGTTCACACTGCCGCTTTCCTGGGCAGGAAGGATCGTTGCGCGTGCGATCCTTGTGCCGTACATCTCCCGCGTGCTACGGCGCAGGATGAAGCTCCTGAAAAAGATTGCTGAGAGCCAGGAGTGGCGAAAATATCTGCCGGAAGAGACGCGAGCGGACTAG
- the rpmH gene encoding 50S ribosomal protein L34: protein MPKRTFQPNRRHRAKTHGFLSRMKTKAGAAVLSRRRAKGRHKIAVSAGFRD from the coding sequence ATGCCGAAGCGTACCTTTCAACCCAATCGCCGCCATCGCGCCAAGACCCACGGCTTTCTTTCTCGCATGAAGACCAAGGCAGGCGCTGCCGTTCTCAGCCGCCGTCGCGCCAAGGGCCGGCACAAGATCGCCGTCAGCGCTGGTTTCCGCGACTAG
- the yidD gene encoding membrane protein insertion efficiency factor YidD, whose protein sequence is MNDPQPNLAVRLVYGFYKGILSPVLHAFSPSQCVYLPTCSEYAYVALVRFGVVKGSWLALRRIGRCHPFAKGGVDPVPLGASDSVAAPISTDHLS, encoded by the coding sequence ATGAACGACCCTCAACCGAATCTCGCCGTCCGCCTGGTCTATGGCTTTTATAAGGGGATTTTGTCGCCGGTGCTGCACGCCTTCAGTCCCAGCCAATGCGTGTATCTCCCGACGTGCTCAGAATATGCCTATGTTGCGCTGGTGCGGTTTGGCGTGGTGAAGGGGTCGTGGCTGGCGCTTCGACGGATCGGCAGATGCCATCCCTTTGCGAAGGGCGGCGTGGATCCTGTCCCCCTTGGGGCCTCGGATAGCGTTGCCGCACCTATTTCTACAGACCATTTATCATAG
- a CDS encoding protein jag has protein sequence MTNPLTDQGRAVKKIADFLKVLTDTGNLDLQSHILACNGQVQPNADVPIGAIPAVPSSEPSPLICVEFSGTDTPLLLARNGELLHAIEHIAAKILGLEPEEHDLIFFDAEGFKAKRDGELQLAAQTAIEQVRANGRPYSFPPMTSRERRMLHLALAKSGLPTASSGEGPRRFVVLYPEGPAPTQPIATEDRTRAIRNSFRRR, from the coding sequence ATGACGAACCCCCTGACGGATCAGGGCCGTGCGGTGAAAAAGATCGCAGACTTCCTGAAAGTTTTGACGGATACAGGAAATCTCGACCTCCAATCTCACATCCTTGCCTGCAACGGCCAAGTGCAACCCAACGCTGATGTTCCGATCGGCGCTATTCCCGCTGTCCCCTCCTCCGAACCATCGCCCTTGATCTGCGTCGAGTTTAGTGGCACAGATACTCCCCTCCTTCTTGCCCGCAACGGCGAACTTCTTCACGCTATCGAGCACATCGCCGCGAAGATCCTTGGACTCGAACCCGAAGAGCACGACCTCATCTTCTTCGATGCCGAAGGCTTCAAAGCAAAACGCGACGGTGAACTCCAGCTTGCTGCGCAGACGGCCATCGAACAGGTTCGCGCCAATGGCCGACCCTATTCGTTTCCGCCCATGACATCGCGTGAACGCCGGATGCTGCATCTCGCCCTGGCGAAGTCCGGCCTGCCGACAGCTTCCTCGGGCGAAGGGCCCAGACGTTTTGTGGTTCTTTATCCGGAAGGTCCGGCGCCCACGCAGCCGATTGCGACGGAGGATCGTACCCGCGCCATTCGCAATAGCTTCCGTCGTCGTTAG
- the yidC gene encoding membrane protein insertase YidC, whose translation MAEFKNPNQQGGGDNKSLLVMMFVLVSVFFGLQYFRAKNNPQTVSPNAGHSAPVAGGAQTPTQPEAPAVPGTNTAAPNALTSAIPTVHAPAEATTTVENELYRITFTNRGGQVSSWVLKKYKDSDGKPLNLVHTEAAQQFGFPLSLYTYDSALTSALSSALYVPSASGSLAAPASLTFNYSDGATTVRKTFSFDETYVVHADVEVTKNGAPVRALINWPGGFGDQDNASAYAGAQLDVARNGKEEHLAPKKVAGGDTLNGPFDWAGTSDTYFAAIFLPDSPDTASLVMLHNQLDVAKTIRRTGLGSGAPSKGAIEVPILGAALGDTSGRTQTRVYVGPKAVTVLRGIHATGNTMSLEPLLDFGFFGIIGKYLFLALQFIHSHLVASWPGSWGWAIIILTVLINCLILPFRIKTMQSGLKMQRIQPQMDAIKERYKKYKATDPKRSEMNVEIMKLQKDNGVNMFGGCIPTLITLPLLFAFYTMLRSVVELRQAHWFWLPDLAAADPYHILPIVMVISQFLVQFYTPSPGVDPQQQKMMAFMMPAVTGYMTWNYASGLALYWTIGNLISIAQQSVMNRTSLGREMREIAAKRARRKSGTPTTISGKR comes from the coding sequence TTGGCAGAGTTCAAAAACCCCAATCAACAGGGCGGCGGCGACAACAAATCGCTCCTCGTCATGATGTTCGTCCTCGTTAGCGTCTTCTTTGGCCTGCAGTACTTCCGCGCTAAGAATAATCCGCAGACGGTTTCGCCTAACGCTGGCCATAGCGCTCCGGTCGCTGGCGGGGCGCAGACTCCGACGCAACCCGAGGCCCCTGCCGTTCCAGGTACTAACACGGCGGCGCCCAATGCTTTGACGTCTGCGATTCCGACGGTGCATGCTCCGGCTGAAGCGACCACTACGGTCGAGAATGAGCTCTACCGCATCACGTTTACAAATCGCGGTGGTCAGGTTTCGAGCTGGGTTTTGAAGAAGTATAAGGACTCGGACGGCAAGCCGCTCAACCTTGTTCACACCGAGGCCGCGCAGCAGTTTGGATTTCCGCTGTCGCTGTATACCTACGATTCGGCGCTAACTTCGGCTCTTAGTAGTGCGCTGTATGTGCCGTCGGCTTCGGGGTCGCTTGCGGCTCCTGCAAGCCTTACCTTTAACTACTCCGATGGCGCGACGACGGTTCGCAAGACCTTCTCGTTCGACGAGACCTATGTGGTGCATGCTGACGTTGAGGTGACAAAGAACGGCGCACCGGTTCGCGCGCTGATTAACTGGCCCGGCGGTTTTGGGGATCAGGACAACGCGTCTGCGTATGCCGGGGCGCAGCTCGATGTTGCGCGCAACGGCAAGGAAGAACACCTTGCTCCGAAGAAAGTGGCCGGCGGCGATACACTCAACGGGCCGTTCGATTGGGCTGGAACCAGCGACACTTATTTTGCTGCGATCTTTTTACCTGATTCGCCCGACACTGCATCTCTGGTGATGCTGCACAACCAGCTCGACGTGGCGAAGACGATTCGGCGCACCGGACTTGGCTCGGGTGCACCGTCCAAGGGCGCCATTGAAGTGCCAATCCTCGGCGCTGCACTCGGTGACACGAGCGGCCGCACGCAGACTCGCGTCTATGTCGGCCCTAAGGCTGTGACCGTACTACGCGGCATCCACGCCACGGGCAATACCATGTCGCTCGAACCGCTGCTGGACTTCGGCTTCTTCGGCATCATCGGCAAGTATCTCTTCCTCGCGCTTCAGTTCATTCACAGCCACCTTGTTGCAAGCTGGCCTGGCTCATGGGGTTGGGCGATCATCATACTTACGGTGCTCATCAACTGCCTCATCCTCCCATTCCGCATCAAGACGATGCAAAGTGGGCTCAAGATGCAGCGCATTCAGCCGCAGATGGACGCGATCAAGGAGCGCTACAAGAAATACAAGGCGACCGACCCAAAGCGTAGCGAGATGAACGTCGAGATCATGAAGCTGCAGAAGGATAACGGCGTCAACATGTTTGGCGGCTGTATTCCCACCTTAATCACGCTGCCTCTTCTGTTCGCTTTCTACACGATGCTGCGGTCCGTCGTGGAGCTTCGTCAGGCGCATTGGTTCTGGCTGCCCGACCTCGCAGCGGCGGATCCTTACCACATCCTTCCCATCGTCATGGTGATCAGCCAGTTCCTGGTGCAGTTTTATACGCCTTCGCCTGGAGTTGATCCGCAGCAACAGAAGATGATGGCGTTCATGATGCCGGCTGTGACCGGATACATGACCTGGAACTACGCCTCGGGCCTTGCTCTCTACTGGACGATCGGAAATCTCATCAGTATCGCGCAGCAGTCGGTGATGAATCGCACCAGCCTTGGCCGCGAGATGCGCGAGATAGCCGCGAAACGCGCCCGCCGTAAGTCAGGAACTCCGACTACCATTTCGGGAAAACGGTAG
- a CDS encoding SRPBCC family protein gives METIRSETWINAPVERCFLLSLSIDLHVASARSSREQAIEGVTTGLISEGETVTFRGRHFCLSLRHKSRIEVMRPYSYFRDVMVAGVFSHFEHDHHFATMDEGTRMRDEIRFIPPLGALGRVATKTLVRRHVAAFLMERNRGMKQVAESEDWHRYLDGQSVTVALAPAKEGWEPSSLMPRSQS, from the coding sequence ATGGAGACGATTCGTTCAGAGACCTGGATCAATGCACCCGTAGAACGCTGCTTCCTGCTTTCCCTGAGTATTGATCTTCATGTTGCGTCGGCGCGTTCGTCCCGAGAGCAAGCGATAGAAGGGGTGACCACCGGCCTGATCAGCGAAGGCGAGACGGTGACCTTCCGTGGCCGGCACTTTTGCTTGAGCCTGCGACACAAGAGCCGCATCGAGGTAATGCGACCCTATTCGTACTTTCGCGATGTCATGGTTGCGGGTGTGTTTTCGCACTTCGAGCATGACCATCACTTCGCGACCATGGATGAGGGCACTCGCATGAGGGATGAGATTCGATTCATTCCTCCGTTGGGGGCGCTGGGCCGGGTGGCGACGAAGACCCTGGTGAGGCGTCACGTTGCCGCCTTCCTGATGGAGCGGAATAGAGGGATGAAACAGGTGGCAGAGTCTGAGGACTGGCACCGCTACCTGGATGGACAATCTGTAACCGTTGCCTTAGCTCCTGCGAAAGAAGGATGGGAGCCAAGCAGTCTGATGCCGCGCTCGCAGAGCTGA
- a CDS encoding bifunctional folylpolyglutamate synthase/dihydrofolate synthase, protein MSYAAAVDHLYALGHELAPATPDTPRRKFDLVHMRVLAGALGNPQITFPAVLIAGTNGKGSTAATLSSILTAAGYRTGLYTSPHLVRVNERIQIDGREISDEDFARLYFHVDESARLLVDSGDLPYPPSFFEVLTAVGFLYFAGERVIQAEKTPVDIAILEVGLGGRLDATNIVDPILSVITDIALDHQDYLGNTITEITREKAGILRPGGTLITLPQHPEANQAIGEAAATLNLRAINAANYIPRQTPGVSRHDLEARSHETATPLPANHYRVTIDGEPLEVNSPLSGHHQQRNIALAIAAAVEIRNLNGYKLHLESNQSGYNISNAHIEAGIRNTQWPGRLELLTFPSGPSLLLDVAHNPAGAWTLRAAIAQLPEAQPRTLLFSCLRDKDLNEMAQILFTLFDPSSGDPERRKDHIVFAPIDNPRAARIEDLLAVAHALDIPALAAPHLAAALDQARAVTPANGLIIATGSVYLVGEIRRLAGEL, encoded by the coding sequence ATGTCTTACGCCGCAGCGGTCGACCATCTCTACGCTCTGGGCCACGAGCTCGCCCCTGCAACGCCCGACACTCCCCGCCGAAAGTTTGATCTCGTCCACATGCGAGTCCTGGCCGGGGCCCTCGGCAACCCCCAAATTACGTTTCCCGCCGTTCTGATCGCCGGAACCAATGGCAAGGGCTCCACGGCCGCTACTCTGAGCAGCATCCTCACCGCCGCCGGCTACCGAACCGGCCTCTACACGTCGCCCCACCTGGTACGCGTCAACGAGCGCATCCAGATCGACGGTCGCGAGATCTCCGACGAAGATTTCGCCCGCCTCTACTTCCATGTCGACGAGTCCGCCCGCCTCCTAGTTGATTCCGGTGACCTACCCTACCCGCCCAGCTTCTTCGAGGTCCTCACCGCCGTTGGTTTTCTATACTTTGCGGGCGAGAGAGTCATACAGGCAGAGAAGACTCCGGTAGACATTGCCATCCTCGAGGTAGGCCTTGGCGGCCGTCTTGATGCCACCAACATAGTCGACCCCATCCTCTCCGTGATCACCGACATCGCCCTTGACCACCAGGACTACCTCGGCAACACCATCACCGAGATAACCCGCGAAAAAGCCGGCATCCTGCGCCCAGGCGGCACTCTCATCACGCTCCCCCAGCATCCCGAGGCCAACCAGGCCATTGGCGAGGCCGCTGCCACCCTCAATCTCCGCGCCATTAATGCCGCCAACTACATCCCCCGGCAGACTCCCGGCGTTTCACGGCACGACCTGGAAGCGCGCAGCCACGAAACAGCAACACCCCTCCCGGCCAATCATTACCGGGTCACGATCGACGGAGAACCCCTCGAGGTCAACTCGCCGCTCTCCGGACACCATCAACAACGCAATATTGCCCTGGCAATTGCTGCTGCCGTCGAGATACGTAACCTAAACGGTTACAAATTACACTTGGAAAGCAACCAATCTGGTTACAATATCTCCAACGCTCATATCGAAGCGGGAATTCGAAACACGCAGTGGCCCGGGCGGCTCGAGCTCCTTACCTTCCCCAGCGGTCCGAGCCTGTTGCTCGATGTAGCGCACAATCCAGCCGGTGCCTGGACCCTCCGTGCCGCCATCGCCCAGCTTCCCGAAGCCCAGCCCCGTACCCTCCTTTTTAGCTGTCTCCGCGATAAGGATCTCAACGAGATGGCCCAGATCCTCTTTACCCTCTTCGACCCGTCCTCAGGTGACCCCGAGCGCCGCAAAGACCACATCGTCTTCGCCCCCATCGACAATCCCCGCGCTGCCCGGATCGAGGATCTCCTAGCCGTCGCACATGCCCTCGACATCCCGGCCCTCGCCGCCCCTCACCTCGCCGCCGCACTTGATCAGGCCCGCGCCGTAACCCCTGCCAATGGCCTGATCATCGCCACCGGCTCCGTATATTTAGTAGGCGAGATCCGCCGCCTCGCCGGAGAACTATGA
- the rnpA gene encoding ribonuclease P protein component: MLRDPMTATAKPIFRLRKHADYQRVYKASRKQFAKQMSYFFSLRPELGADGSPLRHVDASNPRVGLTVGKVMGKAVDRNRIKRRMREAVRKNLDVLSLPVDVILHPRRSVIDLDFTVLEREVGAVFRAIQKTAEKQPGDRAARPKSAALH, translated from the coding sequence TTGCTCCGCGACCCGATGACTGCGACTGCAAAACCTATCTTTCGCCTGCGCAAACATGCCGACTATCAGCGTGTATACAAAGCCAGCCGCAAACAGTTTGCGAAACAGATGAGTTATTTCTTTAGCTTGCGGCCAGAGCTTGGTGCTGATGGAAGCCCGTTGCGCCATGTAGACGCTTCAAACCCTCGCGTAGGCCTCACGGTGGGAAAGGTGATGGGAAAGGCTGTCGATCGCAATCGCATCAAGCGACGAATGAGAGAGGCCGTGCGCAAGAATCTTGATGTGCTCAGTTTGCCGGTCGATGTGATTCTGCACCCGCGCCGCAGCGTGATCGATCTGGATTTCACGGTTCTGGAGCGCGAGGTTGGAGCAGTCTTCCGCGCTATTCAGAAGACGGCCGAAAAGCAGCCCGGAGATCGTGCGGCTCGCCCCAAGTCAGCTGCGTTGCATTAA
- the thrS gene encoding threonine--tRNA ligase — translation MIKIQLPDGSVREVSRGTTAYDVATSISPRLAAAVVVARIRPLTSVATGATETEETSEAAMYGGAEGGERLVDLAAPLTEDVALELLKESDEAALKVVRHSAAHVMATAILELFPETKLGHGPATDSGFFYDVYRETPFSDEDLAAIETRMAEVVGRDEKFMREEESREMGLKDYAEQGEFMKVHFIEKFTKAGDEISLYRNGKFVDFCRGPHVPSTGRVKAFKVTSVAGAYWLGDEKNQQLQRIYGTAFFNAKDLDAHFKRLEEIKARDHRVLGKQLDLFSIQEVAGSGLIFWHAKGGLIRKTMEDWMREECIRRGYDMVYTPHIMRRELWKISGHEGFYSQNMYPPMELDDAEYRLKPMNCPGHILIYKNSPRSYRDLPIRYAELGNVYRYERSGTMHGLLRVRGFTQDDAHIFCTPEQVVSEVEGCLDFAEAVLKTFGFDEYRVELSLRDPNKAGEFVGNAADWEKAESALKAVLTNRGVAFKAIPGEGAFYGPKIDIKLVDVLGRLWQLSTVQFDFNLPARFELEYKGEDGELHQPVMVHRALFGSVERFFGVLIEHYAGAFPLWLAPVQIGIVPISEKHVEYARSVKAKLEASGLRVEVDERNEKMNAKIREFTLQKVPFVLVMGDKEAAAEAVSVRTRGKGDEGSVALADFIERAKGLVASKTVAL, via the coding sequence ATGATCAAGATTCAGCTTCCGGATGGTTCAGTGCGTGAGGTTTCACGCGGTACGACAGCGTATGACGTGGCGACGAGCATTTCGCCGCGGCTGGCTGCAGCAGTCGTGGTGGCGCGGATTCGTCCACTGACGTCGGTGGCAACGGGAGCGACCGAGACTGAAGAGACCTCGGAAGCCGCAATGTATGGCGGCGCGGAAGGCGGCGAGCGGCTGGTGGATCTGGCCGCGCCTCTGACGGAAGATGTCGCGCTCGAGTTGCTGAAGGAGAGCGATGAGGCTGCACTGAAGGTGGTGCGGCACTCCGCAGCGCACGTAATGGCGACAGCGATTCTCGAACTGTTTCCCGAAACCAAGCTTGGACATGGACCGGCGACGGATTCTGGCTTCTTCTATGACGTGTACCGCGAGACGCCGTTCAGTGACGAGGATCTCGCTGCGATTGAGACGCGCATGGCCGAAGTTGTTGGGCGCGATGAGAAGTTTATGCGGGAGGAGGAGTCGCGTGAGATGGGGCTGAAGGACTACGCCGAACAAGGCGAGTTCATGAAGGTTCACTTCATTGAAAAGTTTACGAAGGCGGGCGATGAGATTTCGCTCTATCGCAATGGAAAGTTTGTGGACTTCTGCCGTGGGCCGCATGTGCCTTCGACGGGTCGCGTGAAGGCGTTCAAGGTGACTTCGGTCGCGGGCGCTTATTGGCTGGGTGATGAGAAGAATCAGCAGCTGCAACGCATCTATGGCACTGCATTCTTTAATGCGAAGGACCTCGACGCGCACTTCAAACGGTTGGAGGAGATCAAGGCTCGCGACCACCGCGTGCTGGGCAAGCAGCTCGATCTTTTTTCCATTCAAGAGGTCGCGGGTTCAGGGCTGATCTTCTGGCATGCGAAGGGCGGCCTGATCCGCAAGACGATGGAAGACTGGATGCGCGAAGAATGTATCCGTCGCGGTTACGATATGGTCTACACCCCGCACATCATGCGGCGTGAGCTCTGGAAGATCTCCGGGCATGAGGGCTTCTATTCGCAGAATATGTATCCGCCGATGGAGCTAGACGATGCGGAGTATCGGCTGAAGCCGATGAACTGTCCGGGGCACATTCTGATTTATAAGAATTCGCCACGCAGCTATCGCGACCTGCCGATTCGTTATGCGGAGCTTGGCAATGTGTATCGCTATGAGCGCAGTGGAACCATGCACGGTCTGTTGCGAGTGCGTGGATTTACGCAAGATGATGCGCACATCTTCTGCACCCCGGAGCAGGTCGTCAGCGAGGTTGAAGGATGCCTCGACTTCGCCGAGGCTGTGCTGAAGACTTTTGGGTTCGACGAATACCGCGTCGAGCTTTCGCTGCGCGACCCGAATAAAGCAGGTGAGTTTGTAGGTAATGCCGCCGACTGGGAGAAAGCAGAGTCGGCGCTGAAGGCCGTCCTGACAAATCGAGGCGTGGCGTTCAAAGCCATTCCCGGCGAAGGCGCGTTCTACGGACCGAAGATCGATATCAAACTCGTAGACGTTCTGGGACGGTTGTGGCAGCTGTCTACTGTTCAGTTCGACTTCAACCTACCCGCCCGCTTCGAGCTTGAGTACAAAGGCGAAGATGGGGAGTTGCATCAGCCGGTGATGGTGCATCGTGCGCTCTTCGGTTCAGTCGAGCGTTTCTTCGGTGTGTTGATTGAGCACTACGCCGGTGCGTTTCCGCTGTGGCTGGCTCCGGTGCAGATCGGCATCGTGCCTATCTCAGAGAAGCATGTGGAGTATGCCCGGTCAGTGAAGGCGAAGCTCGAAGCCTCGGGACTGCGTGTCGAAGTCGACGAGCGGAACGAAAAGATGAATGCGAAGATCCGCGAGTTCACGCTGCAGAAGGTGCCGTTTGTGCTGGTGATGGGCGATAAGGAAGCGGCTGCGGAGGCAGTCAGCGTGCGGACTCGCGGTAAGGGCGATGAAGGAAGTGTTGCGCTTGCCGACTTTATTGAAAGAGCTAAAGGGCTGGTCGCCTCAAAGACGGTTGCACTCTGA
- the dnaA gene encoding chromosomal replication initiator protein DnaA: MSFVPTATAVLNYWVRILAALEKKINRQSYETWLKPTRFSHLEGKKLFVRIPSTDFQHIGDRYADLIQEAIDNLGLDVETVAFTTPEQDPRAPKVREDGGFAPVPSHSQNAPKQRLGASTSSVSAPTPEQARFDWSAASQLNPRYQFDAFVIGSGNQFATAAAQAVAERPSKAYNPLFLYGGVGMGKTHLMHAIGHDVKRRQPHASISYVSGEKFTNEMINSVRYDKMTGFRDKFRNVDVLLIDDIQFLAGKERTQEEFFHTFNTLHESMKQIVIASDRPPKELADFEDRLRSRFEWGLIADIQPPDLETKVAILQKKAESEQTQLPTDVAMFIASNVRTNVRELEGALVRLIAWCSMHGVEITLAVTQQCLKQFIDTQVRKITIETIQRTVAEQFGMRVAELKQKNNSRQIVVPRQIAMYLAKQLTEASLPEIGRQFGGKHHTTVMHSIAKIDEQRRADKDLNRTINKLMETLS, encoded by the coding sequence ATGTCATTCGTTCCGACGGCTACCGCCGTACTGAATTATTGGGTTCGTATTCTGGCTGCTCTTGAAAAGAAGATCAACCGCCAGTCTTATGAGACATGGCTCAAGCCGACTCGGTTTTCACATCTTGAGGGCAAGAAGCTCTTCGTGCGCATTCCCTCCACGGACTTTCAGCACATCGGCGACCGCTACGCCGACCTCATTCAGGAAGCCATCGACAACCTTGGACTCGACGTCGAGACGGTTGCCTTCACCACGCCAGAGCAGGACCCCCGCGCACCGAAAGTCCGCGAAGACGGCGGCTTTGCTCCTGTGCCAAGCCACAGCCAGAACGCACCCAAGCAGCGCCTGGGCGCATCGACAAGTTCAGTCTCAGCGCCAACGCCCGAGCAGGCTCGATTCGACTGGAGCGCAGCCTCGCAGCTCAACCCGCGTTATCAATTCGACGCCTTCGTCATCGGCAGCGGCAACCAATTTGCAACCGCAGCGGCCCAGGCCGTAGCAGAACGGCCTTCGAAGGCCTACAACCCGTTGTTCCTTTATGGCGGCGTGGGTATGGGTAAGACTCATCTGATGCATGCCATTGGGCACGACGTGAAGCGTCGGCAGCCGCACGCGTCCATCAGCTATGTGAGTGGCGAAAAGTTCACCAACGAGATGATCAACTCCGTCCGGTACGACAAGATGACCGGGTTTCGCGACAAGTTCCGCAACGTCGATGTGTTGCTGATCGATGATATTCAGTTTCTCGCTGGCAAGGAGCGGACGCAGGAGGAGTTCTTCCATACGTTCAACACGCTGCACGAGAGCATGAAGCAGATCGTGATCGCGAGTGACCGTCCGCCGAAAGAGCTTGCCGATTTTGAGGATCGTCTGCGGTCGCGTTTTGAGTGGGGTTTGATTGCGGACATTCAGCCACCGGATCTTGAGACCAAAGTTGCGATTCTGCAGAAGAAAGCCGAGAGCGAACAGACGCAGTTGCCCACGGATGTTGCGATGTTTATTGCTTCAAACGTGCGGACGAACGTGCGTGAGCTTGAAGGCGCGTTGGTGCGGCTGATCGCGTGGTGCAGCATGCATGGCGTGGAGATTACGCTTGCTGTCACGCAGCAGTGCCTGAAGCAGTTCATCGATACGCAAGTGCGCAAGATCACGATTGAGACGATTCAGCGTACTGTGGCTGAACAGTTTGGTATGCGTGTGGCGGAGTTGAAGCAGAAGAATAATTCGCGTCAGATTGTGGTGCCACGGCAGATTGCGATGTACCTGGCCAAGCAGTTGACTGAGGCTTCCCTGCCTGAGATTGGGCGGCAGTTTGGAGGCAAGCATCACACGACCGTGATGCATTCGATTGCGAAGATCGACGAGCAACGACGGGCCGACAAGGATCTGAACCGCACCATCAACAAGCTGATGGAGACACTCAGCTAA